The following are from one region of the Geothermobacter ehrlichii genome:
- a CDS encoding FmdB family zinc ribbon protein, translating to MPIYEFYCAKCREKFEKLSRSGALEHPCPICGETATRAVSVPAAALGGAGGGNSCGGGSTGFT from the coding sequence ATGCCGATCTACGAATTCTACTGTGCCAAATGCCGAGAAAAATTCGAGAAACTGAGCCGAAGCGGCGCACTCGAGCATCCCTGCCCGATCTGCGGCGAAACCGCGACCCGCGCGGTGTCCGTGCCGGCGGCCGCGCTGGGCGGCGCCGGCGGCGGCAACTCCTGCGGGGGCGGCAGCACAGGCTTTACCTGA
- a CDS encoding CxxCxxCC domain-containing protein, producing the protein MKERPAPQSPVWEALCERCGRCCFEKIEYEGEVYYTDRPCPHLDPETRLCRVYDQRHRIHPECVPLDETILDMGVLPGDCPYVRGRTGVKHPRLWDED; encoded by the coding sequence ATGAAAGAACGTCCCGCTCCGCAATCACCCGTCTGGGAAGCGCTCTGCGAGCGTTGCGGCCGCTGCTGCTTCGAAAAGATCGAATATGAAGGGGAGGTCTACTATACCGATCGCCCCTGTCCCCACCTCGATCCCGAAACCCGGCTTTGCAGGGTCTATGACCAGCGGCACCGGATTCATCCCGAATGCGTTCCCCTCGATGAAACGATTCTCGATATGGGCGTCCTGCCCGGCGACTGTCCCTACGTCCGCGGACGCACCGGCGTCAAGCATCCCCGGCTGTGGGACGAGGACTGA
- a CDS encoding formate hydrogenlyase — protein sequence MSLTQLPLAEQAVLTLAALVLFTSFLLLAQNRIVSLIHTFAWQGGLLFVATCLMALTSGRHHLFISAFMTLALKVVFIPWQLRRLVVKLDIRREVETVGGPSLIMIGGGALVLFSYYVVLPIRELSFLATRNTIAVSLAVVLVGMLMIITRRKAVAQVIGFMSMENGLFFAAVSATYGMPMVVELGIAFDVLVAAILFGIFFFQLRSGIGSLDVDHLNRLHEVDR from the coding sequence ATGTCCCTGACCCAGCTTCCCCTGGCGGAACAGGCCGTTCTGACACTGGCGGCTCTGGTTCTCTTTACGTCCTTTCTGCTGCTGGCGCAGAATCGCATCGTCAGCCTGATTCACACCTTTGCTTGGCAGGGGGGACTGCTCTTCGTTGCCACCTGTCTCATGGCCCTGACTTCCGGGCGGCATCATCTCTTCATTTCCGCGTTCATGACCTTGGCATTGAAGGTCGTTTTCATCCCCTGGCAGCTCAGGCGGCTGGTGGTAAAACTCGACATCCGCCGCGAGGTCGAGACGGTTGGCGGTCCGTCGCTGATCATGATCGGCGGCGGGGCGCTGGTGCTGTTCAGTTACTATGTGGTGCTGCCGATCCGCGAACTTTCCTTTCTCGCCACCCGCAACACCATAGCGGTGTCCCTGGCGGTGGTGCTGGTCGGCATGCTGATGATCATCACCCGGCGCAAGGCGGTCGCCCAGGTGATCGGTTTCATGTCGATGGAAAACGGTCTTTTTTTCGCGGCCGTCTCGGCCACCTACGGCATGCCGATGGTGGTGGAGCTCGGCATCGCCTTCGACGTGCTGGTTGCGGCCATTCTGTTCGGTATTTTCTTCTTCCAGCTGCGTTCAGGCATCGGTTCGCTGGATGTGGATCACCTGAACCGGCTGCACGAGGTGGATCGATGA
- a CDS encoding phosphoglucomutase/phosphomannomutase family protein: protein MSQIKFGTSGWRGVIAEDFTFERARVVCQAIADYLHDEGVAEGGVVIGYDTRFLGRRFAEEAARVLTGSGIRVFLCDRDTPTPVIAHEILRRRAAGAINFTASHNPGEYNGLKFSTAWGGPALPETTRDIEQRANSMLGEMTYRELTFGQARQQGLLKDIDPGESYRDKLRDLIDFRAIHSAGMRVAVNPLYGTGRGYLDRLLLEAGVAVATVNGQPDPCFGGFPPEPAEENIQDFIQLVRDDEGITLGLATDGDADRFGILDADGSYIQPNYVLALLADYLLSVREEKGALARSVATSHFLDAVAACHGQELLETPVGFKYIGEYIRDDRILIGGEESAGLSIRGHVPDKDGILACLLVAEMVARTGKSLKQLLDALYRKVGTFHTRRINLQLTSGLEAAYADKVAATPDSIAGRRITDVVTVDGTKFLLENGCWVLFRKSGTEPVVRVYAEASTEDELNEILQAAKGFILEN, encoded by the coding sequence ATGTCGCAGATCAAGTTTGGAACTTCCGGCTGGAGAGGCGTCATCGCCGAGGATTTCACCTTTGAACGGGCACGTGTCGTTTGCCAGGCCATCGCCGACTACCTGCACGACGAAGGGGTGGCGGAGGGCGGTGTCGTCATCGGTTACGACACGCGGTTTCTCGGCAGGCGTTTTGCCGAAGAAGCGGCGCGGGTACTCACCGGTTCGGGGATCCGGGTTTTTCTCTGCGACCGGGATACGCCGACTCCGGTCATCGCCCACGAGATTCTCAGGCGCCGGGCGGCCGGCGCCATCAATTTCACCGCCAGCCACAACCCGGGAGAATACAACGGGCTCAAGTTCTCTACGGCCTGGGGCGGTCCGGCTCTGCCGGAAACGACACGCGACATCGAGCAGCGGGCCAACAGTATGCTTGGCGAGATGACCTATCGCGAGCTGACCTTCGGCCAGGCGCGCCAGCAGGGACTGCTGAAGGATATCGACCCGGGGGAGAGCTACCGCGATAAGCTGCGCGATCTCATCGATTTTCGCGCCATCCACAGCGCCGGCATGCGTGTGGCGGTCAACCCGCTGTACGGGACCGGCCGCGGTTATCTCGACCGTCTGCTGCTTGAGGCCGGCGTCGCCGTGGCCACGGTCAACGGTCAGCCCGATCCCTGTTTCGGCGGCTTTCCTCCCGAACCGGCGGAAGAGAACATCCAGGATTTCATTCAGCTGGTCAGGGACGACGAGGGTATCACCCTCGGTCTGGCAACCGACGGTGACGCCGACCGCTTCGGTATTCTCGACGCTGACGGCAGCTATATCCAGCCCAACTACGTTCTGGCGCTGCTGGCCGATTATCTGTTGTCCGTCAGAGAGGAGAAGGGAGCGCTGGCGCGTTCGGTGGCGACTTCGCATTTTCTCGACGCAGTCGCCGCCTGTCACGGTCAGGAGCTGCTCGAAACCCCGGTCGGGTTCAAATATATCGGCGAATACATCCGGGACGACCGCATCCTCATCGGCGGCGAGGAGAGCGCCGGTCTCTCCATTCGCGGCCACGTCCCGGACAAGGACGGGATTCTGGCCTGCCTGCTGGTGGCGGAGATGGTGGCACGCACCGGCAAGTCGCTCAAGCAGCTTCTTGACGCGCTGTACCGCAAGGTCGGGACCTTTCATACCCGACGGATCAACCTGCAGCTGACCTCCGGTCTCGAGGCCGCCTATGCCGACAAGGTGGCTGCGACTCCGGACAGCATCGCCGGCCGCCGGATTACGGACGTGGTGACGGTCGACGGCACCAAGTTTCTGCTTGAAAACGGTTGCTGGGTGCTGTTCCGCAAGTCGGGCACCGAGCCGGTTGTCCGGGTCTACGCCGAAGCGTCGACTGAAGATGAGCTGAACGAAATCCTTCAGGCGGCAAAAGGGTTTATCCTCGAAAACTGA
- a CDS encoding NADH-quinone oxidoreductase subunit B family protein, whose protein sequence is MLRIFDRIRRTGKLTEPLPEVDSRIAELGAACQREIARSFGRSLAIRMVDAGSCNGCELEMHAVNNSFYDIEQFGIHFVASPRHADLLLVTGVVSRHMEEALRRTYAATPAPKLVVAMGDCAGCGGEFGSSYASCGAVANVIPVDAVIPGCPPGPAQLLRGLLELLQRTA, encoded by the coding sequence ATGCTTCGCATTTTTGATCGAATCCGTCGTACCGGTAAATTGACTGAACCTCTGCCTGAAGTCGATTCCCGAATCGCGGAACTGGGAGCTGCCTGCCAGAGGGAGATTGCCCGCAGCTTCGGGCGATCGCTGGCCATTCGCATGGTCGATGCCGGTTCGTGCAATGGCTGCGAACTGGAAATGCACGCGGTCAACAACAGTTTCTACGATATCGAGCAGTTCGGCATTCATTTTGTCGCTTCGCCGCGCCATGCCGATCTGTTGCTGGTGACAGGCGTTGTCTCCCGCCACATGGAAGAGGCTCTGCGGCGCACCTATGCCGCCACTCCGGCGCCGAAACTGGTGGTCGCCATGGGTGACTGTGCCGGTTGCGGCGGCGAGTTCGGCAGCTCCTACGCCAGTTGCGGCGCTGTTGCCAATGTGATTCCGGTCGATGCGGTCATTCCCGGTTGCCCGCCGGGTCCGGCGCAGTTGTTGCGTGGATTGCTCGAGTTGCTGCAGCGGACGGCCTGA
- a CDS encoding hydrogenase 4 subunit F, which yields MIALYLTLLIPLTATLVFAVIGHWKFAGTLNLLVCIATFVTSLLCAINVFDHGPLMSPGKLFYVDAFNVYLILVNALVGLTTAIFSRPYMAHEVEIGRVDDARMRLYHSMYQGFLLTMLVALTTNNLGLLWVAVEGATLATVLLVSLYRTPESIEAGWKYFILCGVGIAQALFGTVLVYFAAERVLPGVEEALLWSVLKEHAAQLEPTVLTLAFVFLLVGYGTKIGLVPLHNWLPDAHSEGPTPMSAILSGLLLNVALYAVVRYKMLIEPALGNHLPGYLMMGFGMLSFTVAGILLHRQRDIKRMFSYSSIEHMGLMTLAFGIGGPLATFGGLLHMIVHSLTKSAIFVTVGHAAHVAGTQSIDRIRGLIRTQPAIGWSLLLGTVAIAGFPPFGVFTSEFLLFSATMKSWPWLVIPLLLGLAVAFAGLFRHLQPMVFGEPPQGQRPVRANLLPVLLHLLLVLWLGISIPDVLSRWLDQATIMVVGKGVL from the coding sequence ATGATCGCTCTCTATCTGACCCTGCTCATCCCCCTGACGGCAACACTGGTTTTTGCCGTCATCGGCCACTGGAAATTTGCCGGCACGCTCAACCTGCTGGTCTGCATCGCCACCTTTGTCACCTCTTTGCTCTGCGCCATCAACGTTTTCGATCATGGCCCCCTGATGTCGCCGGGCAAGCTCTTCTATGTGGATGCCTTCAACGTCTATCTGATTCTGGTCAACGCCCTGGTCGGCCTGACAACGGCCATCTTTTCGCGTCCCTACATGGCGCACGAGGTCGAGATCGGCCGGGTCGACGATGCCCGCATGCGCCTCTACCATTCGATGTACCAGGGTTTCTTGCTGACCATGCTGGTCGCGCTGACCACCAACAATCTCGGGCTGCTCTGGGTGGCTGTCGAGGGGGCGACGCTGGCGACGGTGCTGCTGGTATCCCTCTACCGCACTCCCGAATCGATCGAGGCCGGCTGGAAATATTTCATCCTCTGCGGGGTTGGCATTGCCCAGGCCCTGTTCGGTACGGTGCTGGTCTATTTCGCCGCCGAACGGGTGTTGCCCGGGGTCGAGGAGGCCCTTTTGTGGAGTGTGCTGAAAGAGCATGCCGCGCAGCTTGAGCCGACGGTTCTCACCCTGGCATTCGTCTTTCTGCTGGTCGGTTACGGCACCAAGATCGGACTGGTGCCGCTGCACAACTGGTTGCCGGACGCACATTCGGAGGGCCCGACGCCGATGTCGGCGATCCTTTCCGGACTGCTGCTCAACGTCGCTCTCTATGCTGTCGTGCGCTACAAGATGCTGATCGAGCCGGCTCTTGGCAATCACCTGCCCGGCTACCTGATGATGGGTTTCGGCATGCTCTCCTTTACCGTTGCCGGTATCCTGTTGCACCGGCAGCGGGACATCAAACGGATGTTTTCCTACTCGTCGATCGAACACATGGGGCTGATGACCCTGGCGTTCGGTATCGGCGGTCCGCTGGCTACCTTCGGAGGCCTGCTGCACATGATCGTTCATTCGCTCACCAAGTCGGCCATTTTTGTCACGGTTGGCCATGCCGCCCATGTCGCCGGCACCCAGAGCATCGACAGAATCCGCGGCCTGATTCGCACCCAGCCAGCCATCGGCTGGAGTCTTCTGCTCGGTACGGTGGCCATTGCCGGATTCCCTCCTTTCGGGGTGTTTACCAGCGAATTTTTGCTCTTCTCGGCGACCATGAAGAGCTGGCCCTGGCTGGTCATTCCGCTGTTGCTCGGGCTTGCTGTCGCCTTTGCCGGACTGTTCCGCCATCTGCAGCCGATGGTATTCGGTGAGCCGCCGCAGGGACAGAGGCCGGTCAGGGCCAACCTGCTGCCGGTGCTGTTGCACCTGCTGCTGGTGCTGTGGCTGGGGATCTCGATTCCCGACGTCCTTTCACGCTGGCTCGATCAGGCGACCATCATGGTGGTCGGAAAGGGGGTGCTATGA
- the hyfB gene encoding hydrogenase 4 subunit B: protein MSMSYAYVAVVAALLSGLLPLLWPRNGMAVKMTAFPLLGISGLAGVISGVTALAGGKGGRDILPVGLPWLNCHLRLDALSGFFLAVVSLVALVAAIYGPAYVREYEEGPQPLLPLTLFTGLFVAGMDIVLLAADAFSFMIGWEMMSVTSYFLVAYQHQHEVNRQAAFIYLLMAQVGGLFILLGYGVLAGFGQGFDFTHMARAQLSDGWSTVAFLLAFIGFGMKAGVVPLHVWLPQAHPVAPSHVSALMSGVMLKVAVYGFIRFTYHLLGGIHWQWGALALFVGSSSAVLGVLYALMQHDLKRLLAYHSVENIGIIYIGLGLSMIFAGTGHPALAALGLVAALYHCLNHALFKSLLFFGAGVILQQSHEHDLEKMGGLIRRLPVTATCFLIGCISISALPPFNGFVSEWLTFQTALQGPVLTNNILAALIPVAAAVLALTGALAAACFVKVYGVCFLGLPRSENCASARETGQGPLLGQILLALLCLFFGVLPSWTVGRLEHVARLFFPGGMPETTAHGWLWLTPVAPHVASYGAPMVLLGVGLAWLLSWLWVHPRRRKTPVRIGSAWDCGFGPLNARMQYTATAFTMPIRRIFRPVWPIEESFQESATGSPGGRYRLKIGDWAWLKFYEPIGRLLLAGARRLAMIQGGNIRTYLAYSFFTLLVLLLVVSL, encoded by the coding sequence ATGTCAATGTCTTATGCCTATGTTGCCGTTGTCGCCGCCCTGTTGTCGGGACTGTTGCCGCTGCTCTGGCCACGCAACGGCATGGCCGTCAAAATGACGGCTTTTCCTCTGTTGGGCATCTCTGGCCTTGCTGGTGTCATCAGCGGGGTCACTGCGCTGGCCGGAGGAAAGGGGGGGCGTGACATTCTTCCGGTCGGGCTGCCCTGGCTGAATTGTCACCTGCGCCTCGACGCGCTTTCCGGGTTTTTTCTGGCCGTGGTCAGTCTGGTTGCCCTGGTGGCGGCCATTTACGGACCAGCCTATGTCCGGGAGTATGAGGAGGGGCCGCAGCCGTTGCTGCCGCTGACCCTCTTCACCGGGCTGTTTGTTGCCGGCATGGATATCGTGTTGCTGGCAGCCGATGCCTTTTCTTTCATGATCGGCTGGGAAATGATGTCGGTGACCAGCTATTTTCTGGTCGCCTACCAGCATCAGCATGAGGTCAACCGGCAGGCTGCCTTCATCTATCTGCTGATGGCACAGGTCGGCGGGCTGTTCATCCTGCTTGGCTACGGGGTGCTGGCGGGATTCGGGCAGGGGTTCGACTTCACCCACATGGCCCGAGCCCAGCTCTCGGACGGCTGGAGTACAGTTGCCTTTCTGTTGGCCTTCATCGGTTTCGGCATGAAGGCCGGCGTGGTGCCACTGCATGTCTGGCTGCCCCAGGCCCATCCGGTTGCGCCGAGTCACGTTTCGGCGCTGATGTCCGGCGTCATGCTCAAGGTGGCGGTCTACGGTTTTATCCGCTTCACCTACCATCTGCTCGGCGGCATTCACTGGCAATGGGGGGCGCTGGCTCTGTTTGTCGGCAGCTCTTCGGCGGTGCTCGGCGTTCTTTACGCCCTGATGCAGCACGACCTGAAGCGCCTGCTCGCCTACCATAGCGTCGAGAACATCGGCATCATCTACATTGGCCTTGGTCTGTCGATGATTTTTGCCGGGACCGGCCATCCGGCCCTGGCGGCACTGGGTCTGGTCGCGGCGCTCTACCACTGCCTCAATCATGCGTTGTTCAAAAGCCTGCTCTTCTTTGGCGCCGGTGTCATTTTGCAGCAGAGCCATGAACATGATCTGGAAAAGATGGGCGGTCTGATTCGCCGATTGCCGGTCACCGCAACCTGTTTTCTGATCGGTTGCATCAGTATATCGGCACTGCCGCCATTCAACGGCTTCGTCTCCGAGTGGCTGACCTTTCAGACTGCATTGCAGGGGCCGGTTTTGACCAACAACATTCTGGCGGCCCTGATTCCTGTGGCCGCCGCGGTTCTCGCCCTGACAGGCGCCCTGGCGGCCGCCTGCTTTGTCAAGGTGTACGGCGTCTGTTTTCTTGGCCTGCCCCGCAGTGAAAACTGTGCCTCGGCCCGGGAAACCGGACAAGGTCCGCTGCTGGGACAGATCCTTCTGGCACTGCTCTGTCTGTTTTTCGGCGTGTTGCCCTCCTGGACCGTTGGCCGGCTGGAGCATGTTGCGCGGCTCTTCTTTCCCGGCGGCATGCCGGAGACCACCGCTCACGGCTGGCTCTGGCTGACACCGGTTGCTCCACATGTAGCGTCCTATGGTGCGCCGATGGTGCTGCTGGGGGTAGGTCTGGCCTGGCTGCTGTCCTGGCTCTGGGTGCATCCGCGGCGGCGGAAAACGCCAGTGCGGATCGGCTCTGCCTGGGATTGCGGCTTCGGCCCGCTGAATGCCCGCATGCAGTACACGGCGACGGCCTTCACCATGCCGATACGTCGCATCTTCCGGCCGGTGTGGCCGATCGAGGAATCATTCCAGGAATCCGCGACGGGATCGCCCGGTGGGCGTTACCGGCTGAAGATCGGCGACTGGGCCTGGCTGAAATTCTATGAACCGATCGGTCGCCTGCTGCTGGCCGGCGCACGGCGGCTGGCGATGATTCAGGGAGGCAATATCCGCACCTATCTCGCCTATTCCTTTTTTACCTTGCTCGTTCTGTTGCTGGTGGTGTCGTTATGA
- a CDS encoding hydrogenase large subunit, whose protein sequence is MSCVQAADITGAKVGDLAARLIDAGLAEALGALPGLRGRLRIAAGDWGRAAAIAAQQGVRWSAIWGDHRPPEIVIRSLLFGCDGYLLLVTAVSDEQPELPSQTPFFVAANRPERTLSDMFGVRFVDHPDSRRWLRHRAWAGDDFPLRREFPLSGSSKDATPADSDYPFPSVDGEGVYEIPVGPVHAGIIEPGHFRFQAVGETILRMEERLGYVHKGVEKLAEGRDLTGLARLACRVSGDSAVAHGWAACQAVERALGVEVPARALVLRAILAERERIANHLGDIGAICNDVGFAFAQVQMSRLRELVLRQNLELFGHRLLFDRVVPGGVAVDLDSSGVKAMREALAELRADVEELLPLLLEYPSLQDRLRGTGVLTPQTARRLGVTGYVGRASNLQDDLRRDAPYAPYDQLRVEVPAYPDGDVARRVRVRGEEVLVAVGLIEQLLARLPEGALCVDCPAPGRDVEGIGLIEGWRGETVAFVRLSPEGRVERYFPRDPSWLSWPALEVLLADVIVPDFPVNNKSVNGSYSGHDL, encoded by the coding sequence ATGAGTTGCGTGCAAGCCGCCGATATCACCGGCGCAAAGGTTGGCGACCTGGCCGCGCGGCTGATCGACGCCGGTCTTGCCGAGGCGCTTGGCGCGCTTCCCGGTTTGCGGGGCCGGCTGCGGATCGCTGCCGGGGACTGGGGGCGTGCCGCCGCGATCGCCGCGCAGCAGGGAGTACGCTGGTCGGCGATCTGGGGCGACCATCGGCCGCCGGAAATAGTCATCCGTTCGCTCCTTTTCGGTTGCGACGGCTATCTGCTGCTGGTGACCGCGGTCAGCGATGAACAGCCGGAACTGCCTTCGCAGACGCCGTTTTTTGTTGCTGCCAATCGTCCGGAGCGAACCCTGAGCGACATGTTCGGGGTGCGTTTTGTCGACCATCCCGACTCTCGCCGCTGGCTGCGGCATCGGGCCTGGGCCGGGGACGATTTCCCTCTGCGCCGGGAGTTTCCGCTTTCCGGCAGTAGCAAGGACGCGACGCCGGCCGACAGTGATTATCCCTTCCCATCCGTCGATGGCGAGGGGGTCTATGAAATTCCGGTCGGGCCGGTGCATGCCGGCATCATCGAGCCCGGACATTTTCGGTTTCAGGCGGTCGGCGAGACGATCCTGCGCATGGAGGAACGTCTCGGCTACGTTCACAAGGGGGTCGAGAAGCTTGCCGAGGGGCGCGACCTGACCGGGTTGGCGCGTCTGGCCTGCCGGGTGTCCGGCGACAGCGCTGTGGCTCACGGCTGGGCAGCCTGCCAGGCCGTGGAACGCGCTCTGGGCGTCGAGGTTCCGGCACGGGCCCTGGTCCTGCGGGCAATTCTGGCCGAGCGGGAGCGAATAGCCAATCATCTCGGCGACATCGGAGCGATTTGCAATGACGTCGGTTTTGCCTTCGCCCAGGTCCAGATGAGCCGGCTGCGCGAGCTGGTGTTGCGCCAGAACCTGGAACTGTTCGGCCATCGGCTGCTGTTCGACCGGGTGGTTCCGGGGGGCGTGGCGGTCGATCTCGATTCCAGCGGCGTGAAGGCCATGCGTGAAGCGCTGGCTGAGCTGCGCGCCGATGTCGAAGAGCTGCTGCCGTTGCTGCTCGAATACCCGAGTCTGCAGGACAGGCTGCGCGGGACCGGGGTCCTTACTCCACAGACGGCGAGGCGTCTCGGTGTTACCGGGTATGTCGGCCGGGCTTCCAACCTGCAGGACGATCTGCGCCGCGATGCTCCCTACGCCCCCTACGATCAACTTCGGGTCGAGGTGCCGGCCTATCCGGATGGGGATGTCGCCAGGCGTGTCCGTGTTCGTGGCGAGGAAGTGCTGGTCGCCGTCGGTCTGATCGAACAGCTGCTGGCCAGGCTTCCGGAGGGTGCTTTGTGTGTCGACTGTCCCGCTCCCGGACGTGATGTCGAGGGGATCGGCCTGATCGAAGGCTGGCGCGGCGAGACGGTCGCCTTTGTCCGGTTGTCGCCCGAAGGGAGGGTGGAGCGTTACTTTCCGCGCGATCCGAGCTGGCTGTCATGGCCGGCGTTGGAAGTGCTGCTTGCGGATGTGATCGTGCCTGATTTTCCGGTGAACAACAAGTCGGTGAATGGCTCCTATTCGGGGCACGATTTATAG
- a CDS encoding respiratory chain complex I subunit 1 family protein, which translates to MKGWVLAIIQTGLLVFGAPFLTGWVKWIKCKLQSRQGPPPWQPYRDLVRLFGKEVVVAESASPIFRIAPYVVFSITALACSVVPMVAIGLPTAAIADVIVLVGFFALGRFFLALAGMDVGTAFGGMGSSREMTIASLAEPAMLMGVFTLAMTVHSTNLATMIGYLIAQPFQLYPSFVFAAMGLVLVAVAETGRIPVDNPATHLELTMVHEAMILEYSGRHLALMEWGAMLKLMIYSVLLVNLFCPWGVANDFTPLPLLLGLAVITGKLLLLGTALAVAETGLAKMRLFRVPQYLGLAFILCLLGMLSHVILEVN; encoded by the coding sequence ATGAAAGGCTGGGTGCTCGCCATCATCCAGACCGGTCTGCTGGTTTTCGGCGCTCCTTTTCTGACCGGCTGGGTCAAGTGGATCAAGTGCAAGCTGCAGTCCCGGCAGGGACCGCCTCCCTGGCAGCCCTATCGCGATCTGGTGCGTCTGTTCGGCAAGGAAGTGGTGGTTGCGGAGAGCGCCAGTCCGATCTTTCGCATCGCGCCCTACGTGGTCTTTAGCATCACCGCGCTGGCCTGCTCGGTGGTGCCGATGGTGGCAATCGGCTTGCCGACCGCGGCCATTGCCGACGTCATCGTCCTGGTCGGCTTTTTCGCGCTTGGACGTTTCTTTCTGGCCCTGGCCGGGATGGATGTCGGCACCGCCTTCGGCGGCATGGGATCGTCGCGCGAGATGACCATTGCCTCGCTGGCCGAACCGGCGATGCTGATGGGGGTCTTTACCCTGGCGATGACCGTGCACAGCACCAACCTGGCCACGATGATCGGCTACCTGATCGCGCAACCCTTTCAGCTCTATCCTTCGTTCGTATTTGCCGCCATGGGCCTGGTGCTGGTGGCGGTGGCCGAAACCGGCCGTATCCCGGTCGACAACCCCGCCACCCATCTGGAACTGACCATGGTCCACGAGGCGATGATTCTCGAATACAGCGGTCGCCACCTGGCGCTGATGGAGTGGGGGGCGATGCTGAAGCTGATGATCTACAGCGTTCTGCTGGTCAACCTCTTCTGCCCCTGGGGCGTGGCGAACGACTTCACGCCACTGCCGTTGCTGCTGGGTCTGGCGGTGATCACCGGCAAGCTTCTGCTGCTGGGGACGGCTTTGGCCGTGGCCGAAACCGGGCTGGCCAAGATGCGCCTCTTCCGGGTGCCGCAATACCTCGGCCTGGCTTTCATTCTCTGCCTGCTCGGCATGCTCAGCCACGTGATTCTGGAGGTGAACTGA
- a CDS encoding PTS sugar transporter subunit IIA has translation MNLSVKDASALLTVSEKTIYRWIQQGAIPVYKVRGSYRFNRAELIEWATSRRIGISADAHAEPEEDARPLPQLRDALEAGGIIYRLEGRNRDEVLRSLVRDLRLPEEVDRHYLQQVLIARENLASTACGDGVALPHPRSPGLLNLNRPTLTLAFLEHPVDFGALDGLPVRVLFVPLAPTLRAHLHLLRQVAHVLHDPQVREVLGRQGSREEIFAVLERSAGTRTETR, from the coding sequence ATGAATCTGTCGGTCAAGGATGCCTCGGCACTGCTGACGGTATCGGAAAAAACCATCTATCGCTGGATTCAGCAGGGCGCAATACCGGTTTACAAGGTCCGTGGCAGTTACAGGTTCAACCGGGCCGAGCTTATCGAATGGGCGACCTCCCGTCGCATCGGCATTTCCGCCGACGCCCATGCCGAACCGGAAGAAGATGCCCGCCCCTTGCCTCAACTGCGGGATGCGCTGGAAGCCGGCGGCATTATCTACCGGCTGGAGGGCCGGAACCGGGACGAGGTCTTGCGATCCCTGGTGAGAGATTTGCGGCTGCCGGAAGAGGTCGACCGCCATTACCTGCAGCAGGTTCTGATCGCCCGTGAAAACCTGGCTTCAACGGCATGCGGCGATGGCGTGGCCCTGCCGCATCCGCGCAGTCCCGGCCTGCTCAACCTGAATCGGCCGACCCTGACCCTGGCCTTTCTCGAACATCCGGTCGATTTCGGTGCGCTCGACGGGTTGCCGGTCAGGGTTCTTTTCGTGCCGCTTGCGCCGACACTGCGTGCTCATCTGCATCTTTTGCGTCAGGTGGCGCATGTGCTGCACGATCCGCAGGTTCGTGAAGTCCTTGGGCGGCAGGGGAGCAGGGAAGAAATATTCGCGGTTCTGGAACGAAGCGCCGGGACGCGAACCGAAACGCGATAG